From Betta splendens chromosome 3, fBetSpl5.4, whole genome shotgun sequence, the proteins below share one genomic window:
- the tnfaip8l3 gene encoding tumor necrosis factor alpha-induced protein 8-like protein 3, protein MDSDSGEQSDGDLSPGQESFNSRSLALQAQKKILSKMATMVVANMLTDDTSSEILDELYKTSREFTKSKKEAHKIIKDVIKIALKIGILYRNHQFSPDELDTVERFKKKMNQAAMTAVSFYEVEYTFDRNILSELLLECRDLLHALVEQHLTTRSHARIDHVFNHFAHGEFLVELYGDGEEYRLSLRKICNGINKLLDEGTL, encoded by the coding sequence GACAGGAGAGCTTCAATTCTCGCTCCCTGGCACTACAGGCTCAGAAGAAGATTTTGAGCAAAATGGCGACCATGGTAGTGGCAAACATGCTGACAGACGACACAAGCTCAGAGATCTTGGACGAGCTCTACAAGACAAGTAGGGAGTTCACCAAGAGCAAGAAAGAAGCCCACAAAATCATCAAGGACGTCATTAAGATCGCCCTGAAGATTGGCATTCTGTACCGAAACCACCAGTTCAGCCCTGACGAGCTGGACACGGTGGAGCGCTTCAAGAAGAAGATGAACCAGGCGGCTATGACAGCAGTGTCCTTCTATGAGGTGGAGTACACCTTCGACAGAAACATCCTGTCGGAGCTCCTGCTGGAGTGCAGGGACCTGCTTCACGCGTTGGTTGAGCAGCACCTGACCACACGGTCACATGCGCGCATCGACCATGTTTTCAATCACTTTGCCCACGGTGAGTTCCTGGTCGAGCTGTACGGGGACGGAGAGGAGTACAGACTTTCTCTGAGGAAGATCTGCAATGGCATCAACAAACTGCTGGATGAAGGAACGCTTTAA